The stretch of DNA tccattttttttctttttccattaTATTAGTTATTATTCTCTTTACAATAtgtattttctatttttaatattcTCATTTTTTAACGAGGAAAAGACCAAAACAATACATCATCTTTGGCCGTAGAAtaaaagtcatacatattctttcacGTGGATCACTAATAATACATTTACGttaacaaagtggtgcacttttagtcataacaccgaaaaaaaccaaaaaacatacattatctttggcttagactcaaagtcatacatattcttctacatggagcactaatagtccatttactttaacaaagtagtgcacttttagtcataacactaaacacattttattttttaacagAAATCTAATATCTGACAAAATATATGTTcactttatttttttgtttaccgaaagaaataaagatgacagatttatctagatagcaaatagtaaatatacataaattttatttactatttatctatttactatacgtaaaatgtatattttactaagaaatgttaaacaccgttaatttttatttgcaataatttttatctagataacctcaaatgttatctagatttttttattatatatacataaaataaaaataaatattatgtttACTATACGCTGACtcccataaaataaaaaaatataataaatatatattacgtatatttattttagtaataaaatttattttactcTCAGCAGTGATTTtacgtatatttattttatgccaacgtatagtaaatattatgtatataataaaaaatatagataACATTTGAGGTTATCTAGATTAGGAAtcattgcaaataaaaattaacggtgtttaacatttcttaataaaatatatattttaagtaTAGTAAATAgttaaatagtaaataaattctatgTATATTTGCAATTTGTTATCTAGATAAATCTgtcatctttatttctttcggtaaacaagaaaataaagggaacagatattttgtcagatcttaaatttctgttaaaaattaaaatgtgtttagtgttatgactaaaagtgcaccactttgttaaagtaaacggactattagtgctccatgtggaagaatatgtatgactttgaatCTAAAGCTAAAGATAATTTATGTTTTTGGGCTTTTttcagtgttatgactaaaagtgcactAATTTGTTAAAGTAAATATACTATTAATGCTCAATGTGAAATAATATGTATGACTTTCATTATAAAGtcaaaaataatgtattgttttGGTCTTTTCCTCTTTTTTAACCTTTCAACATGATGCCTATAGTGCGCTTCCATATAACTTTATAACTTCTCACAttttgcttcttctttttctatttattattatttttcttagttgTTAAACACAATTTCATATTTTACTAGCTTTGATTTTTATTCAttagtataaaataaatattactaaAAAATATCTCAAACTCATATTTTAAGGTATTATTTAAAAAGTGCAGCAaatcttaaatttcatattttactcatatgagttggtaaaaaaattaaattcataaTTGAAACATTTATCAGTTATTTTCAATTaagatattatttatttgaaaggtaGTCAAGATGCCAATTTTTTTTTCCTGATATTAGTTaccaatttataattttttatttttttatttttttaaatatagttTTAATATCTTgattataaataatatttaacaTTTTTTATACGTACACGTATTTATAACACATTAATAAGTtagtaaaaaattaaaattgtCATCGCAATTTTGATTAATCTATTCAagtaataatattatttatttgaaaaaatattatttatcgtttataattatataatatttcaatAGGTTCATCTGAAAAAAATACTTATTTAACTATGGAATTACACTTGTCCAATCAAACATGACAGTGAGAATTATATTATGGTAAACAAACAGGTCAGTTTAATTACAATACTATGTAATTACCAAGGTGTGTAATTACTACCCTAGTAATTATACAGCCTGATATAATTATACAGCCTGATAATTACACATGGCTTTCCTGATATACCCTTATTGTAAATTTTGGGTGGCCTATTCGCTTTTTGGACCGTTGTTTAAAGTTTAGCCCTCGActaaaatgtaattgaaatataATAACTTTTCAATGcgaaaataaaatttgaataaACAAACTTATGCGTAAAATATAGAAAAACTCAAGTACAATGTGTCATAATTCCATACACCAAGGCTTATAAGTAAATCACACTATTTATACTGTAAATGCACTATTTTTATGAATAGTTACTTGTCGCTGCAGGTCAATTTAATATGGTACTGTAAAAAAATGTATACAAAGTCAATGCACATAAGTTAAACTTGTTCATGAAACATCCATATTAAGCAGTAATAACAAGTACGCTTTATTCTAACCCTGCTACCGCTCAATATTGGAGGTAGTCCTGTTTAAAAATTCAGTCACTTGATAATTGAGATTCTTCGCTTGTTTTAAGTTTTAACCACCCATTAACCAAGAGTGATTTTTCAATAGAAAAATGCAGCTTTGCAGTAGTGGACAAAGTTCGTTTTTCAATTCTCCTATGTACCTTTCAACAGTATTTAATTTATTACCACTCTCTATTACTGCCTGGTTATCCCACACAGAACGTCACAAAGAACAAGAAAAGAAAACTACAAAAACAGAATAAATCTTCAGTTTACATTGTACAATTGCTGAATCCCTCGTCTCAAACTCGTCTTTATTAGTTTTTGTAGCTTCTTGTTCATAAACTGAGAATTCCACAATATTCGAGATTAATATAGGCGCTCCCAAAGCTGACTCACTATTGCTCATTCACAAAATATAGTTGAATTATAATTCTAATAGAAAGAAGCTTCTCTTCTAATGTTCGATTAAGCCACCATAGAGGTAACTGCTACTCTGCTAGTGTGGTGCAAGAATAGTTACACTCATGTCTCATGTGTACTGTTCTAATACCATAGCCATCTATGTGATTCAGAACAGAGAAGTAATTGATGACTGCAGATTCGAGTTATGTAGGCTCAGATGTCTTCCTATAAAGCAAAGTTACCAATGACCAAGAATATAATAGAAACAAGATgggaatttttgaaagaaaaaatgtGGTATACCAGACTCAAACATTAGTCTCAACTGATCCACATTTGTAATTTATCAAAGATCCCAATGAGAACTTGTAACCTCTGCAGTGTATTAAGATCCGCCAAAACAAGAGTAAAACCCATTCAACAAGAGAAAGGGAAGTGGGGTTTCAAAGATTTAACCCGctctaaaattttaaattattacaCAAGGCAAAGGAAAAACGGTAATTGTCTCCCCAAATGAATCCTCAAACGTAACTCCAAAAAGATTTTCATCACCATCTAATTCTAAAAGGATGTTTAGAGGCTGACTTAGGCACCACCGGATCcgtatttctttccaaaaacaaTGACCTGAAGCTTGTCGTATCCGGCCAACACACCAGCACCAGCAACAGCACGAAGGATGTTTGCACCAGCACCCTTGAACAGGGATTTGGGACCCTCGTTCTTAACAATCTGGGAGAATGCATCGAACGAACTCTTGTACTTAACGGCCTCACCAGACGTCATCATCATTCTTCTTCTGACTGTATCAATTGGGTAGGAAGCAAGACCAGCACCATTGGTGATGAGCCAACCAAGACCAAAGCTAGCAAAGAAACTATCCTGTATACATAGAGTCCATGGGTCAGTCACTCCACAATTTTCATACTAAAAAGTCTATCTATCCATGTAATGTAATAACTAAGCCTCAAAATCCCAAGTATTTATCCACCCTTAAAGCAAACAACTCGAGCAACATGAAAATATCAGCTGAAATTAAAGATCTTCACCCAAATATAGTGAGTTCTTATCACTACCCAAATAAGTTCTCAACATCCACTTTAACACGAAAACATTTATATAGCCAAAAAATGATACACCCAACTAACATTATGGCAAGGAAGGCAAAAAACTTAGAATAGCAGAAAGGTTGAACTAGCAGTGCAAACACACCAACAGATTAAAACACTAACCTGCAGGTTTCCAGTCAAGAGAACAGGCTTCAAAGAGTCGTACATTCCAAAGTACAAACCACGGTAAACAATGATACCAACACATGAAATGTTGAATCCACGGTAGAGACCAGCAATTCCATCAGATTTGAGTGTCTTCCTGTAGACATCAACCAAACCGTTGAACTGCCTCTCACCTCCCTTCTTTGAGGCCTTGGCATCATTAGCAAGACGGGTACGAGCATAGTCCAAGGAGTAGACAAAGAGCAATGAAGAAGCACCAGCAGCACCACCAGATGCAAGGTTGCCGGCAAACCACTTCCAGTAGCCATCACGGTCCTTCTTGAAATTGAAGAGTCTCTTGAAGTAGTCCTTAAATGCAAAGTTCAAGGCCTGTGGAACACATAGTATCAGTCAGTCAATGCTTGACTTAAACAAACAGAACAGCCAAGGTGTGTGCATCTCATAAATTTCACTCATCAAAATGAAGAGAGATAGATGGTAAACCTGAGTGGGGAAATAACGGATAACATTAGCAGTGTTTCCTCTCCATAAAGACCCAAACCCTTCTTCCTTAATTGTCCTCCCAAAACAATCGCCAATTCCCTTGTATGGTTCTGAGAGCCTACCAGCCTTGAGCATCTCATCTTGATTTTGGATCAAAAGTTTAACACGTTCAATGGGGGCAGCAGCGGTCTTTGACACAGCAGCAGAAACTCCACCCATGAGGAAGTCAGTGGCAAAAGCAGCAAGTCCTTTCTCTTGAGGAGCCTGCACAAACACTGGTGAAGCATTTGAGGTGATCGATGATAGATCCTGAGTGGCTTGGCATGTTTGTAGTCCAGCATTGGAGTAGTTGCCATAAGCAAAACGCCTTTGGTAAACAGCAGGCTGCACGCCCCCATGGCGAGCATGGACATCTTGGGACAGACTTGAGCTCAGGTGTAGCTGGTTAGCTGCTTTCTGGAAGACAGTTGGGTGCTGGTTCATATCTGCCATTGCAATGTTTAACGAAGTCCTGCACAGTTAGAACATTGGAATCAGATCTCTACATTTAAGCTCTCCACAGACAAGCCGTCCACGAATTCAGCAAAGTACACAAAATTGCTGTCATAACAACTAAAAGAAAACATCTTACTTCTCATCATTCAACTGCATGTTCACAACATTATAGAAAAACCAGTCACAACATATACCAACTCAAACATGAACCATTATCAAATCAATTAGACATGGTATTCGCACATTTACCAGTTGTCTTGAAATGGCATTTCCTTTGCTGCTTTAGAAATGTAACTGCCAGTTTTCTTATATCTACATAGTAATAAGCTACGTAAAACTACAATAACTTACACTTTTAAGCTAAAATCGCATGATAAATCTCCTTGAAGTCAAATCACTAAATAGTTTAGGCCAGAAAATGTGCATTCAAAGCTCAAAATTCACCAACTTTACACAAAAACATAATGACACAATCAGCACAGCTTCAAACAATAAACAAAAAGCTCTATCTGGAAACTGCAATAAAAAAAAGGGGCACTAAGTGCCGAGATCAAGCATCACACTGATCCACCCTATATAAAAGGATAATGTAAGACCCATATGAGATATAATCTAGTCTAAAATAGAATTATAAACCTGGACTTCCCAATCCTAGAAAACAAAATCACAAAACAATGAGTGCATCGCTAGTAGTCTAGTACAGAATCAATTCCAATTTCATATCCAATTTAGTTTTACAAAAAGAATTGTTATAGCAGTACCAACTCCAAAACAATTCTCAGTATCTGTGGCACGAAATACTTACTGTACTCATATCATGCCCTGACAAATAGATTCCTATACTCATACAttcaacataataataaaataaacaaaccCACATAAACTTAAGCATTTAAATAGTATTAAAGTACCAAGTAGCAATTTTACATACACTAATATTAAAATTTGACCGTGGAGCAGCAAAATGAAACAATCTAAGATGAACAGATCAAAACTATAAATCGCTGACCAGATCTGCAGATTCAACAATCAAAAAAGCACTGCAAACATAAATCGGATCAGCAAAAAAAACAGATCCGTTAAAATAACCCACATTTCTAACAAAAACAATAGCAGATCTCCATAACACCTTTATATCTACTGCGCAACAAGCCTCGTTAACGTTAAAAATCAGAAATCCGCTATACTTCACAGATCTAAGTAGCGAaaactgtaaaaaaaaaaaaaaaaacaataaaatGAACATATATACATAGACTACTATGAAATGAGGCTCATTAAAGTTACAAATCCAAAAAAAATCCTTATATTTAACAGATCTCAGCGGATAAGAGTGAAAAAAACAACTAAAATTAAAACGATGAAATCGCCATATTCAGTAAAGTTACAAAACCGAAAATTCTCAACATTTTACAGATCTATGCAGAGAAAAGCGTAAAAACAATGAAATGAATATACAAACATACATAAATATGCAAAACGGAGATCAGAAATATGAGAATTGTTAAAACGATCTATATGCAAATAGCATTACACAGTTAGAGAGAGAAAGGTACCTGCGTTCGACTCGCCTCGAGAGTAGTGATGGAGAGGAGAGGAGAACGAGGAGTAGATGGTGATGAGAGAGAAAATATGAACGAGGGGTAAAAGGAGTGCTAAACGGCGAATACAACACTGGTATATATAAGGTGGCTGGCTCTGTGACCTATTTTCTGGGAATATTTTTAGAggattttttactttttatcCCCACTTCGCGCGGGCGCATATGATTCCATTTTACGGCTGTGTACGTAGTAagggtgtttaacgggcgggtTTGAACGGGCCAGATACAAAAAAAATTAGCCCGTTCATTTAGGGCTGTTAGCAGGCTGCGTTAGTGGGCTACACttttttgaagtttttttttttgtctgtCCGGGTTCGGGCTTTTAGCGGGCCgtggatttttattttattttttaaagtacgttttatttttcttattcaatgttattgatattaagtgtttgcaaacttttaaggcttagaattaaactttgaagtttaaaactttacaacatcttcaatgacatcccaagttctagatgttaacaaatGGCTAGGATCGGTATAATGAGAATTAACAACTTCAGTTATTggcattctatatttataataatattttaagaataaataagtataattccacctagtaactatttcttcacgcatgagtcttggttttagtccatagtgtagatatttttctttaaatgcatttaatctagcacttctattatttccttgaattacaccaacaactcttctaactaaagtgatatcatctctaaataattcaaggccactcttcacaatcaaattataaatatgacatgcacatctaacatgaaatatttcaggaagtggtgggtgtagatgcaattttaatattgtaatagcagcattattgttagaagcattatcaaaatgacacacacaaaactttttctgcaagattctaaaatatagcaacttcatggatagtattacttataaatgcaccagtatgactttgatcttcatcgtatttaaaagcaataatacatttttgcatacaaaaattaccatctatccaatggcatgtaacagtcaaataatcattaccatttacagcacgaccaatatcagaagtaagagaaattctacaagaaagactggcgaacaaataatgtatatatgtctgatattgtcTGAAAAGCTTaaagatatcagctctacaagtacttctaggaatacctttaaacaaagggttataaattctttgaatataataacaagatatggtgaagcaacaaaactaaaaggtaaacaacctaaaataatcattttagctaattcttcctGATCTTTCTTAATATCGTATTTACCTATTAACCCTAAAGTACCCGGGTTAAGTTTTTGTTGCCCATCTTCCTCATCTACTCCCCAAGCAAGAGGGTGGTTGTCTACCATGTGCCTACGAAGTTGACCCGTCCCCCCTCCCTTACCAgtctcatgtttataaatatccttacaaattttacatcttacataatttttatcttcttatagtctgtcaaaaaaattccaacacttacttcttaatcttcgattcttcttaatagggaggggaggcctacttgtattaccacgacttccacccctaatattttgagtttgactagcattaccaggtgtagcaggtggtgtttcaagattatcaggtgatggaaatggaatatcatctaaatcatcatctataccataattttcttgaagtccctcataatctacatttaaattttcacGTGAACTTTtagaaatatgtgtaaagctactagaagaacaagcaccacctcttgatcttttgaaagttttcttaCTACCACCTCTACTAGTGCACGCTTTTTTGGCTACTCTAAATATATctattatgtaaattaaattaataattataaataataaaataaatgtacaccaaagaagagaaagatatagaACGAGTGTACCAGGattccggatgccgcactaaatttgatatcaaaaaccaaacttcaattgatagatcgatacttgatagttgatacttgataccacacttcacttgaatacttgatattttataataataattttgtaatggctaaactaaacatttgatgaaacttgaaataataagtaattgaaaatttaagaacaataatcaataatattaagagagaattagagtagtaagagagtgaattgtgagaaaaaatgaagaagaagtggggctatttatagtttttaaaaggttaaaattataatttatcaaaaACTAGGGGgtgggggctattttcttaagaGGGTAGGCCGAAATAGCcatttttgcaaaaaaaaaaaaaaaaaaaaaaaaaaggccgttggccaacggTCATATTTGAATTTGACCCTTGGCAacggtaaaaaaaaaaatatttatttttaaaaaacgtTAAAAATCGGGCTGAACCGTATTGTAAACAGGTCATCccggcccgattaacaggtatagtACATAGTAGCCAATTCAAATCACGTTAGTATTATAACACTATgaggtttttttttctttttctttagacATTTCACGTTTGAAATTCATTTGTTCGACTACGTTTAATATttgtgtttaccctaaaaatcggataacaattgaatttatatacggttttaaggatacgtgatataacttgatacaaattaagTAAATATATTAGAATTTAAATTAACGATAAaagaataaatgcaaaccacacaaattGAATAGTCTTACGCCAAACTCTTTACCAAATCGAACAACCTTGGCCCTCGAGTTCGATCACCCTTGAACCAAGAGATGTCTCAACTGATGTATGAACAGAATAAAAAGATGATAAAAGCTAGAAAATgacagtatattgctttatgttgtGTAATGTGTTATGTGTTACATATggtcagaccccctttatatagtagagagttctactcttgatacaattttATACAAGGTAAAAAATCTCATGATTTTCTAATCAATCGGCCTATCCTtaatacgtgccgagattttcgCCGTGATCTACAACTGATAAAGGATATTTCGTCCTTCTGTTATTCAGCTCGCCAAATTTTCCTCAATCTCGTCTAATCTCGATTTTGTTCTATGACATGGTCTCGAGCTTAACGATATAACTTCGCACCTCGGTTCGATATAATTCAAGGTCGAACTTTAACCTACCATATTTCAGTCTCGATTAGTCACATAAGAGGTGAACCCGGTTTTGATCGTATACAATTTGTAAAATGAAATTCACTAATTATATGTTTGAATTTGAATTCGCATTTGATTATTAAAAAGGTGTATCTAGATTTAAACACCAAATATTCAAGACTATTTGTGTATTAGCATCTCAATCTTAGAGAAAAATATTAAATTACCCGATGTTatacaaatattttttttgataaaTTACATTCTAAAAGCTAGTGATAGTTGGTAGCAATGATTATCGCCATGATTGTTGTACGATGGTGGTCAATGGCGATTGTGGTTGGTGGAGGAGAAAAACGATGGTGGCTGTGTAACGATGGCAAGTAGTGTGGTTGTCTATTGATAGTGAAAGGAGAAGAACGTACGATGATGACTGATGATGGTAGCTAGTGAAGTGGTCGCAAAGGCGGGGCCGGATTTAAAACTTGTGGATTCAAGATTCTAGTTCTTTTAAGTTACTCGATTCTAACTTAATAATTTgcgcatattcaatgaatttcttaagacTTATATAAGGTTTGGATCAAAGCTACTGGGTTTGGCTGAACCCGCAGCCGAAGGGCTGACTATGCTCCTGAGTGGCCGTGTGGTGAAAATTGGTTGTAGAGCTGATTTATGATGATGACTAGTGATAAAAGTGTTAGCGACAATGGTTAGGTGATGAAGCTAAGTATGGAGATTACACACAAGGCGAGAATATTATGAGCAATGATGCATGTGTTGTTGTCTGGAGGGTCTGTGCCTCATGGAATGGTGATATTGTCAATCGCACATGTCATCTATtaaatatgaattgagtggtatCTATTGCTCTTATCTACATGCAACACTAGTTCGGTAGTTGGTGGGTTCAGTCAGTTTGGCCTTTAGTCGAAAGTTTCATTTTAATTGGCATGTGCTTGTGCCTTCTAGCATTTATTCGCATGTTGCGGATGATATTATTGGGATTTCATTCCGTCGCTTGATTATCAAAAGTTAgctctgtatacgggtgaaaccgagctCATGAGCCTCCGACCAGATAAGCCAAAGCTCGAGGCATGGCAATAATGGACCAAAATCGAGCCAAAGTCCCACCGAACTTGAACCCCGGGGCAtgacgcctgccttcgagaatatcgaggccacGATCCCGAAATCGGTCCTACCCTCAAGCGACTTTGAAGAACATTATCAGACAATCCAGCGTAGCTaacagaaggccgaaatatctGGGACCGGCCGAATATTACGGCAGGAATCTCGACGTGTATCGATAAGGAGCCGGCAATTTGTGAATcggaagattttttaccttttatagagttgtgtCACGTCATTTGTCGTTGACTAAGTACAAGTGCGacacttgacaactcgctcaTGATTTTGCACAAGGTACTCACATTCTTGCTATGCCATGTCAGTCTTACTACATTCAAGATCGCTAAGGAAATGTTAGAATACGGGAGAATTGCCAAATGAAGCTTTTGTATTAGAGAAAACTTGATTATTTTTTTGCTTGATGAGTTACAGATGAATTTCCCCTATTTATACTAAGCACCTAGGGGCTAGTGTATAAATAATAATTGTTCCACAAGTCCTTCTATATTTACAAATAAGTATACCCTCTAGAATTTTCTACATGACTAGAACATTCCAAGGCTTTCCAAAAGAGTCTTCCTACCAAGTCCATAAATATCTAGAGCTTTTCCAGGAAATTCTCCATAGTTCTAGAATACTCCACCATGAGCTAGTCCCTAATGCATCTAACCATTCCATATGGCAAAAATATATGCCAAGTGGcacctacgtggcatgatgatGTGTCAGGCCATGACCCTCCCCCCATCTAATTTTGTGTCGCCCTCGGCACAAAGCATCGACACGTACGCGTGCACCTCGCCTTGTCAtgtgtacttagttaacgactaaggaTGTTACAGTTGTACCTAAAAtaagactcccctactatataaatggggtctaATAATTCATTTGATACATTGTAATACGCACTCAAaagtaatacattattattttctctttctttaagctcttgttcttctATTTATCAACACCGGTCGTGGTGAGCCTGGCTAGAGGGCAGTTATTCTATCAAAGCTGAAATTATCTGATTCGTGTGGTTTGAACTTATCTTATCTTTATTTACTCAACAacaacttaatttatcgctttgtgtcaagttaatccgcgtatcattaaaatcacttacaaatttaattgttatctgattttaagggtaaacagctTGACGCCCACCATGGGGTGAAGGATAATaacggcaatttgatacaaattcccgtaacacaccctattttacacttattTTTTTGAATTGTCTTTAATTCCATGTTAAAATAGAAGTCAAACCCACAGTATGCCCCTCTAAACACGGATACAGAGTCCAACACccggtaacgaggtgcccccAATCGATCTCGGCAGAGTCATGGTGGCGGGTCCCACCGACACCAGTTCGTATGTGGCCATCAACATAAATTTGCCTACCGATCCCGAGAACATTGGGATCAACTtgcgagtgatcttcgaaatgttacaggttCAACATGAggcgatagcccagttgcagaaccaaagtcgAGCGTCGAGCAGGGTTGAGCCTGAGCCATCCCGTGAGTTAGTGTTATTCAGCTTGTAGTGGATTGTTTTTTGGGTTGTTTTATGTCTTTTTGGGATGTCTATTTTGCTattgtttaatggagttttgggaGGAGAAATGGTGTGGATAAATACCACATAATGGAAAAATGGTGGATTAGTCGTTCTTTGTAACATTTTCGGGGTGTTTGACACAACTATAGTTGTCGTTTTGGGAATGaagtgattggggtgtgttgggctgttgtaAGTTAAATGTAACATGGATTTCGACTTGAATCCACTGTATGAGGTAACTATATTGTGTTCTTATATGTGCTTAAGGTTatattgatgttgattaagttaaatggatgggctagacatgaactagtgaataaagttgctaattgaggatagttggagttatggattattttctttattataaatatatggtataaggctggaatcataGATAAATGacctcattatcatgttaatgatactgttAAGTTAAATTAAGAAGCCTATAAGGAGTGATATGGGGTATACATGTTTCAATCaaagcttgccgctcgtcgtgaagtagttgtgacttgttgttgttatatggtatcttgttattgataattatgtattactggatttctctggtcattgttgttagtatatggtattggaggaggctcttattacaggggagatgctgcccaaatttacataaatgagctactagtttaagttgtggACTTAGCCTGTACTCAACACTGATTTCGAATCTCTTTATGCTATAGTAGATTGAGTTAAGTTGTTTGAacaattgcttggaaggtattaaggactcaatggagttaaggtatgttaaggctatcccttctttccttttggcatgatccatacagAACGAGCAAACGcgtaactttcataaatgcctttattcatagaagcactatgAATGCCCATGttgttgattccccatatgtctttttattatatcttctattcatgggtctcaaaaaatacataagttgataaagtttatccgagagatcttattgacttacttcgttatgcattgcattcatttatacatgtacattgactcatgaccagatggcgttatatacacat from Nicotiana tomentosiformis chromosome 11, ASM39032v3, whole genome shotgun sequence encodes:
- the LOC104115944 gene encoding ADP,ATP carrier protein, mitochondrial → MADMNQHPTVFQKAANQLHLSSSLSQDVHARHGGVQPAVYQRRFAYGNYSNAGLQTCQATQDLSSITSNASPVFVQAPQEKGLAAFATDFLMGGVSAAVSKTAAAPIERVKLLIQNQDEMLKAGRLSEPYKGIGDCFGRTIKEEGFGSLWRGNTANVIRYFPTQALNFAFKDYFKRLFNFKKDRDGYWKWFAGNLASGGAAGASSLLFVYSLDYARTRLANDAKASKKGGERQFNGLVDVYRKTLKSDGIAGLYRGFNISCVGIIVYRGLYFGMYDSLKPVLLTGNLQDSFFASFGLGWLITNGAGLASYPIDTVRRRMMMTSGEAVKYKSSFDAFSQIVKNEGPKSLFKGAGANILRAVAGAGVLAGYDKLQVIVFGKKYGSGGA